Proteins co-encoded in one Paenibacillus sp. genomic window:
- a CDS encoding sensor histidine kinase, translated as MNLKTRIASLRLFPKLVLTFLFVLSPLYIIGTLMNESGSRNIQQEIASSLSSRVDLYMEMIDNDLYRVYQLLQQYVNDEDLQNLSVKAEIMTDFDRTQAILRLKRRLDLLKQSSVFVENVSVMIPLLHRTISSNDESIAEFDSSQFEALRLAPSRLESPFMVWQDRIFISMAYPDASTKRRPVFLLLIEISRSELTSALARFTTKGGGAVLAGKSIDWAVVGTAGASEHRDLFESVDGRAAGALREVDIGKRAYLAATKPSERFGMSLTMFVPAEQVNAPVLTYRKWLIALSAASAAIAVLFSYSLYRLIHQPLRALMHTFRRVEQGQLNQTVAYPFKDEFGYLYDQFNAMIRQLNVLVHEVYEQQYRAKLSELRHLQSQINPHFLYNTYYILYRMAKREDNENLLRLTKHLGDYFQYITRDAADEVPFAKEAHHARTYMEIQSIRFGGRVETSFDELPEGAEQLPVPRLLLQPIIENAYQHALEKMSRGGWLHVGITLRPEELIVTVEDNGEGLTQEKLDELQLALRTYDAARESTGMLNVHRRLRIKYGERSGLRLTAGGRGGLRVELVIPRGEENEHA; from the coding sequence CGCGAGCTCGTTGTCGTCCCGCGTCGATCTGTACATGGAGATGATCGACAACGATCTGTATCGCGTCTACCAGCTGCTGCAGCAGTACGTGAACGACGAAGACCTGCAAAATTTGAGCGTCAAAGCCGAGATCATGACCGATTTCGACCGAACGCAGGCCATACTCCGGCTGAAACGGCGGCTCGATTTGCTGAAGCAGTCCAGCGTGTTCGTGGAGAATGTGTCCGTCATGATCCCGCTGCTGCATCGGACGATCTCGTCCAACGACGAGTCGATCGCCGAATTCGATTCGTCGCAGTTCGAAGCGCTTCGACTTGCGCCGAGCCGGCTCGAATCGCCGTTCATGGTGTGGCAGGATCGCATATTTATCAGCATGGCGTACCCGGATGCGTCGACGAAGCGGCGCCCCGTCTTTCTGCTCTTGATCGAAATTTCCCGTTCCGAGCTGACGTCGGCGCTCGCCCGGTTTACGACGAAAGGCGGCGGCGCCGTGCTCGCCGGCAAGAGCATCGATTGGGCCGTCGTCGGCACGGCGGGCGCGAGCGAACACCGCGACTTGTTCGAATCGGTCGACGGGCGGGCGGCCGGCGCGCTGAGGGAAGTCGACATCGGAAAGCGAGCGTATTTGGCGGCGACGAAGCCGTCCGAGCGGTTCGGCATGTCGCTGACGATGTTCGTCCCCGCTGAACAAGTGAACGCGCCGGTCCTGACGTACCGCAAGTGGCTGATCGCCCTGTCCGCGGCGTCCGCGGCGATCGCCGTCCTGTTTTCCTACAGCCTGTACCGGCTGATCCACCAGCCGCTGCGCGCGCTCATGCATACGTTCCGGCGCGTCGAACAGGGCCAATTGAACCAGACGGTGGCGTATCCGTTCAAAGACGAGTTCGGGTATTTGTACGACCAGTTCAATGCGATGATTCGGCAGCTGAACGTGCTGGTGCACGAAGTGTACGAGCAGCAATACCGGGCGAAGCTGTCGGAGCTTAGGCACTTGCAGTCCCAAATCAATCCGCACTTTCTGTACAACACGTACTACATTCTATACCGCATGGCGAAACGAGAGGACAACGAGAATCTTCTGCGGCTGACGAAGCATCTGGGGGATTATTTTCAATACATCACGCGCGACGCGGCCGACGAGGTGCCGTTCGCGAAAGAGGCGCACCATGCGAGGACGTATATGGAGATTCAATCGATCCGGTTCGGCGGCCGGGTAGAGACGTCGTTCGACGAGCTTCCGGAGGGGGCGGAGCAGCTGCCGGTTCCGCGGCTCCTGCTCCAGCCGATTATTGAGAACGCTTACCAGCATGCGCTGGAGAAAATGTCCCGGGGCGGCTGGCTTCATGTCGGCATTACGCTTCGGCCGGAGGAGCTGATCGTCACGGTCGAGGACAACGGCGAAGGGCTGACGCAGGAAAAGCTGGATGAATTGCAGCTGGCGCTGCGGACGTACGACGCCGCGCGGGAAAGCACGGGGATGTTGAACGTTCACCGCAGACTGCGGATCAAATACGGCGAACGAAGCGGACTTCGGCTTACCGCCGGCGGCCGGGGAGGGCTTCGGGTCGAACTCGTCATTCCGAGGGGAGAGGAGAACGAGCATGCATAG